The segment GAATCGGTCGTAGCTGACCAGTTCGGAAAGCGGCTTTCGACCGCCGGATTTCGACCGCGCGCCGCGGACGGGATGTCCGATGGCCACCATCGAGCGAGCGGTGAGCTCAGTCGGGATACCAAGCAGTTCCTTGGCCGCGGCCTGCTGGTCCGCATCGCCAAACCAGGCAGTACCGGCGCCGAGCCCAAGCATCCGCGCAGCAATCATGAGGCGCTCGGTCACACGACCCTCGTCGAATGCTCCGCTGATATCTCCCTTGGCCGAGATGACCAGCG is part of the Thermomicrobiales bacterium genome and harbors:
- a CDS encoding nitroreductase family protein yields the protein MTASIEELRKVRQSRQFTAEPVTEEQLQQLLEVAQWTGSSQNTQPWHFIVIRDKDLLAKVASVRGESIKWAAQAPLAIALVISAKGDISGAFDEGRVTERLMIAARMLGLGAGTAWFGDADQQAAAKELLGIPTELTARSMVAIGHPVRGARSKSGGRKPLSELVSYDRFSE